A genomic window from Salvia splendens isolate huo1 chromosome 11, SspV2, whole genome shotgun sequence includes:
- the LOC121754555 gene encoding uncharacterized protein LOC121754555, with amino-acid sequence MVPHHPNDAMREIQEAQKEQREALEMLTKQLSQVAMSLGELRGNEGKIPATVQSSGREHISEVSLRSGRVLQGPSYPAMSPAKDSGPSYEKEGGSKVEDRAKEKGKGKVGGETSKESQKEEAEKVKPYPYRGMVTRRKEATIDVANMFKDVDVKVPLLTALKSPRSANSLKTTWQGRSMRRVEHAMCDLGASINVLPYSIYRKLGEAKLVYTDIITQLADRSCIHPEGILEDVIVKVNNFLYPADFFLIKMTEPTTKESSGVLLGRPFLSTASTIIDIRNGTISLDFKGEQYTFNIDEAMKRPADGENVYSLDVIEPLVQEEEFLNRQFTDSAVDKEVEKEVEEWF; translated from the exons ATGGTACCGCACCATCCAAATGATGCGATGCGGGAAATCCAGGAGGCTCAGAAAGAGCAGCGAGAGGCATTGGAGATGCTAACAAAACAGCTTTCTCAAGTTGCGATGTCACTGGGTGAGCTAAGGGGGAATGAAGGAAAAATCCCGGCTACTGTACAGTCGTCTGGTCGTGAGCACATCAGTGAAGTATCTCTGAGGTCGGGAAGAGTTTTACAGGGCCCCAGTTATCCTGCAATGTCTCCTGCAAAGGATTCTGGACCAAGCTATGAAAAAGAGGGAGGATCCAAAGTTGAAGATCGAGCAAAAGAAAAAGGCAAGGGAAAGGTGGGAGGTGAAACCTCGAAAGAGAGTCAGAAAGAAGAAGCTGAGAAGGTTAAGCCATATCCGTATCGCGGAATGGTGACAAGAAGGAAAGAAGCCACAATCGATGTGGCAAATATGTTCAAGGATGTAGACGTGAAGGTGCCGCTTTTAACGGCATTAAAAAGCCCCCGATCAGCAAATTCATTAAAGACTACCTGGCAGGGAAGGTCAATGAGGAGG GTAGAGCACGCCATGTGTGACTTGGGGGCATCTATCAATGTTCTGCCATACTCCATCTATCGGAAGCTGGGAGAGGCCAAGCTAGTCTACACGGATATAATAACACAGCTGGCCGACAGATCATGTATTCACCCCGAAGGAATTCTGGAAGACGTTATTGTAAAGGTGAATAACTTTCtatacccagctgatttttttCTAATCAAGATGACAGAGCCCACAACAAAAGAGTCGAGTGGAGTCCTACTGGGACGACCGTTCTTGTCCACGGCCAGCACTATCATAGACATCCGTAATGGGACGATCAGTCTGGACTTCAAAGGAGAGCAGTATACGTTCAATATCGATGAGGCCATGAAGAGGCCAGCCGACGGAGAAAACGTGTACTCCTTGGATGTAATTGAACCCTTGGTGCAGGAAGAAGAATTTTTAAATAGGCAGTTCACGGACTCCGCTGTAGATAAAGAGGTCGAAAAGGAAGTAGAAGAGTGGTTTTAG